Proteins co-encoded in one Papaver somniferum cultivar HN1 chromosome 5, ASM357369v1, whole genome shotgun sequence genomic window:
- the LOC113284308 gene encoding protein NRT1/ PTR FAMILY 6.3-like, with the protein MVSTDETKSTATLSDSRDYKGRPSDRSRSGGWLSAAMILVAELNERLTTLGIAVNLVTYLTGVMHLGNATSANAVTNFLGTSFMLCLLGGFIADTFLGRYLTIAIFTTIQAMGVTLLTISTVIPSLHPPKCAVIGSSECVPATSTQLTVLYMALYLTALGTGGLKSSVSGFGSDQFDDSDTKEKSQMVSFFSWFFFFISLGSLMAVSVLVYVQDNVGRQWGYGICAATIVLGLVIFLSGTRKYRFKNLVGSPLTQIATVFVAAWKKRHSELPSDPSFLFNLDDKVQNDGKKTQKQKLPHSKQFRFLDKAAIKDTDVEQNMQHIDSKWSLSTLTDVEEVKMVVRMLPIWATTILFWTVHAQMATFSVSQAATMDRSLGKSFQIPAASLTVFFVGSTLLTVPIYTRLVAPICRKVLKNKHGLSPLQRIGVGLVLSVIGMAAAALTEIKRQHSARTNGLTNDPNATIPLTVFWLIPQFLIVGAGEAFIYTGQLDFFLRECPKGMKTISTGLFLSTLAIGFFFSSLLVSIVHMITGDAHPWISDNLNQGKLYDFYWLLSGLSMLNFGAFLVAANWYVYKETRFAAEGIELEEIDDHAPCGH; encoded by the exons ATGGTTTCCACTGATGAAACAAAGAGTACTGCTACCCTTTCAGATTCTCGGGACTACAAAGGTCGACCTTCAGATAGGTCCAGATCTGGAGGATGGCTTAGTGCTGCTATGATCTTAG TGGCGGAATTGAACGAGAGACTAACAACGCTAGGGATCGCAGTGAATTTGGTTACGTATTTAACTGGTGTGATGCATCTGGGAAATGCAACTTCAGCTAATGCAGTTACTAACTTTTTAGGAACGTCGTTCATGCTGTGCTTGCTCGGTGGATTCATTGCTGATACATTTCTAGGAAG ATATCTCACCATAGCCATCTTTACCACAATTCAAGCCATG GGTGTGACGTTATTGACAATATCTACTGTAATTCCAAGCCTTCACCCACCAAAGTGTGCAGTAATAGGCTCGTCGGAATGTGTTCCAGCAACTAGTACTCAGCTCACGGTTCTTTACATGGCACTTTACTTAACTGCACTCGGAACCGGTGGTCTGAAGTCAAGTGTATCTGGTTTTGGTTCTGATCAGTTTGACGATTCCGATACTAAAGAAAAATCTCAAATGGTGAGTTTTTTCAGctggtttttcttcttcataagtCTTGGATCATTAATGGCGGTCTCAGTTCTTGTTTACGTACAAGACAACGTCGGAAGACAGTGGGGTTACGGTATTTGTGCGGCGACTATTGTATTAGGCCTCGTTATTTTCTTATCTGGGACGAGAAAATACCGTTTCAAAAACCTTGTAGGTAGTCCGTTAACACAAATTGCAACGGTATTTGTTGCTGCATGGAAGAAACGTCATTCCGAGTTACCGTCGGATCCGTCATTTCTTTTCAACCTCGACGACAAAGTACAAAACGACGGGAAGAAAACCCAAAAGCAAAAACTACCTCATAGCAAACAATTCCG TTTTCTCGATAAGGCGGCAATCAAGGATACAGATGTAGAGCAAAATATGCAACATATAGATAGCAAGTGGTCTTTATCAACTCTAACAgacgtggaagaagtaaaaatGGTGGTGCGGATGCTACCAATATGGGCAACGACCATACTGTTTTGGACTGTTCATGCTCAAATGGCGACATTCTCTGTCTCCCAAGCAGCTACCATGGATCGTAGTCTTGGAAAGTCTTTCCAGATTCCCGCTGCTTCACTAACGGTTTTCTTCGTAGGTAGCACTCTGCTGACTGTCCCAATTTACACCCGCTTAGTCGCTCCGATCTGCCGGAAAGTACTCAAAAACAAGCATGGTCTCTCCCCCTTACAGCGTATAGGTGTAGGCCTAGTGCTCTCCGTAATTGGTATGGCAGCGGCTGCTCTAACGGAAATAAAGCGTCAACACTCAGCACGAACAAATGGGTTGACTAATGATCCAAATGCCACTATACCGTTAACTGTATTTTGGTTAATCCCACAGTTCTTAATAGTTGGTGCTGGTGAGGCTTTTATCTATACAGGGCAACTTGATTTCTTCCTAAGAGAGTGTCCAAAAGGGATGAAAACTATAAGTACCGGTTTATTTTTGAGCACACTTGCAATAGGTTTCTTTTTTAGTTCTCTCTTGGTTTCGATAGTACACATGATTACTGGGGACGCGCATCCATGGATATCCGACAATCTAAACCAGGGGAAGCTGTATGACTTTTATTGGTTATTATCTGGGCTAAGCATGCTTAACTTTGGGGCTTTTTTGGTTGCTGCAAACTGGTATGTTTACAAAGAGACTAGATTTGCAGCAGAAGGAATCGAGCTCGAAGAAATTGATGATCATGCACCATGCGGTCATTAA
- the LOC113280578 gene encoding uncharacterized protein LOC113280578, translating to MSDGWTEGKKRHLINFLVNFPKGSVFLKSVDASNRTNDADFIRELVNEEIDDVGKENVVQFITDNGSNFKKAGKDLMLEYPNLFLTPCGADCVQLMLEELGDKLTRIKRAVILGKRLVTYIYAHFQVLCLMRDLTGRDLYRSTKTRFATQYYTLESIQKYKNPLQMMFVNDRWAKTRFSKENVGINALKIVTSSTFWEYVDYSCRVLKPLFKVVRLVDIERKPTMPSFYDAMRIARDQLEENFREDDDTWAVIKACFQKRWKNNFNHALHCAAYYLNPSIFYNIEPYEMDNNEKYIEIKRGLHKAMGRLIPNEDELDLATGELIKYTDVVGVLGTPPCKKRRTKDQPRIDAPNLQKFAIRVLSLTCSASPCERNWSTFQNLHSKKRNCIKQQKLNDSVFIQYNKKFKRRYIEIQKYNDDDKAHDPIFLEDRDENDEWLALENLHDLEVEGDNVTFGDLQETVGEERGIVGSIGACSSRGKSTFPTNSEYDGYDTDDLMLDTERGLLGGDGNDGVTPDDDIYADSSYID from the exons ATGTCCGATGGCTGGACAGAGGGGAAAAAGCGTCATCTTATTAACTTTTTGGTGAATTTTCCGAAAGGGTCAGTTTTCTTGAAGTCCGTAGATGCGTCAAACAGAACCAATGATGCTGATTTCATACGTGAGCTTGTAAATGAGGAAATTGATGATGTTGGGAAAGAAAATGTAGTTCAGTTCATTACCGATAATGGTTCAAACTTTAAAAAGGCTGGGAAGGATTTAATGCTTGAATACCCAAATCTATTTTTGACTCCTTGTGGTGCTGATTGTGTCCAGTTGATGCTAGAAGAACTTGGTGACAAGCTTACACGAATCAAGAGAGCCGTCATTCTAGGTAAAAGACTTGTTACATACATTTATGCTCATTTTCAAGTATTATGCTTAATGAGGGATTTGACAGGTAGAGACTTATATAGGTCTACAAAGACTAGGTTTGCAACTCAATATTACACACTAGAAAGTATTCAAAAGTATAAAAATCCTTTACAAatgatgtttgtgaatgatagatGGGCAAAaactagattttcaaaagaaaatgttGGAATTAATGCACTTAAAATTGTCACAAGTAGTACATTTTGGGAATATGTTGATTACTCTTGTAGAGTGCTGAAGCCTTTATTTAAGGTTGTAAGGTTAGTGGATATTGAGCGCAAACCTACAATGCCTTCTTTTTATGATGCAATGAGAATAGCAAGGGATCAACTAGAGGAGAATTTCAGAGAAGATGATGATACTTGGGCTGTAATTAAGGCTTGCTTtcagaaaagatggaagaataactTTAACCATGCTTTACATTGTGCGGCCTACTATTTGAATCCTTCTATATTCTACAATATTGAACCTTATGAAATGGACAATAATGAGAAGTACATAGAAATCAAAAGGGGGCTTCATAAAGCAATGGGAAGGCTTATACCcaatgaagatgaacttgatcTAGCTACAGGTGAATTGATAAAGTATACTGATGTTGTTGGGGTCTTGGGAACTCCGCCTTGCAAAAAAAGAAGAACCAAGGATCAACCTC GAATCGATGCGCCAAACCTACAAAAATTTGCAATCAGAGTACTGAGTCTTACTTGTTCTGCTTCTCCATGTGAGCGAAACTGGAGCACATTTCAAAAT TTGCACTCGAAAAAACGAAATTGCATTAAACAGCAGAAACTGAATGATAGTGTCTTTATCCAGTACAATAAGAAATTCAAGCGTCGTTACATAGAAATCCAAAAATATAACGATGATGATAAAGCTCATGATCCTATTTTCCTGGAGGAccgtgatgaaaatgatgaatggttggCTTTAGAAAATTTGCATGACTTGGAGGTGGAAGGTGATAATGTAACTTTTGGTGATTTGCAAGAAACAGTTGGTGAAGAACGTGGGATAGTTGGTAGTATAGGTGCCTGTAGTTCTCGAGGCAAGTCTACGTTTCCAACTAACTCGGAATACGATGGATATGATACTGATGATTTGATGTTGGACACCGAAAGAGGGCTACTCGGTGGTGACGGGAACGATGGAGTTACTCCAGATGATGATATCTATGCTGATTCATCCTATATTGATTAG